One Branchiostoma floridae strain S238N-H82 unplaced genomic scaffold, Bfl_VNyyK Sc7u5tJ_1560, whole genome shotgun sequence genomic region harbors:
- the LOC118408161 gene encoding gastrula zinc finger protein XlCGF57.1-like, translating into MTKHTGDKPFMCGECGYRTTDVSYLTIHMRKHTGEKPFRCDHCDYSAAQKSNLDQHMVRHTGLTKGKPCSTAQKGTLDRHMTEDDGEKPFKCGECGYRTVRKSSLVTHMKRHAGVKPYKCDQCDYSALEKHRLDQHMSRHTGEKPYMCGECGYRTAYQSDLNIHMRTHTGAKPYKCDQCDYSVTDKGYLKQHVVTHAP; encoded by the exons atgactaaacacacaggagACAAGCctttcatgtgtggggagtgcggatacaggacgacTGACGTGTCTTACTTAaccatacatatgagaaaacatacaggtgagaaaccctttaGGTGTGATCactgcgactattctgctgcacagaaaagcaacttagaccaacacatggttCGACACACCGGACTTACCAAGGGCAAACCCTGCTCAACTGCGCAGAAAGGTACTTTAGATCGACACATGACTGAAGACGacggagagaaacccttcaagtgtggggagtgcggatacagaactgTTCGCAAGTCTTCCTTAGTCACACATATGAAACGACATgcaggtgtgaaaccttataaatgtgaccagtgcgactattctgctctAGAGAAACACAGATTAGACCAACACATGTCTagacacaccggcgaaaaaccctacatgtgtggggaatgcggATACAGAACGGCTTACCAGAGTGACTTAAacatacatatgagaacacatacag GTgcgaaaccttacaagtgtgaccaatgcgactattctgtCACAGACAAAGGGTATTTAAAGCAACACGTGGTCACGCACGCTCCTTGA
- the LOC118408206 gene encoding gastrula zinc finger protein XlCGF57.1-like produces the protein MDERNRAVAMDDHQAVHSRDERNSNEKLETARQQNKEGDIPDEETCGVESDHHPTQDHTEQWDTLAVKRTVVKCFACTECGYWAAAKADLIKHTRKHTGEKPFKCDQCDYAAAQKRHLKRHMTKHTGNKPLMCGECGYRTTDASYLTTHMRKHTGEKPFRCDQCDYSAAQKSNLDQHMVRHTGLTKDKHFSTAQKGTLDRHMTEHDGEKPFKCGECEFRTAFKSSLVTHMKRHTGVKPYKCDQCDYSATEKSSLDRHMTRHTGEKPYMCGECGFRTAHRCNLTVHMRTHTGEKSYKCDQCDYSATHKHSLDLHVAKHTDNKPYKCGDCGYRTADRSSLTRHMRTHAGEKPYKCDQCNFSAAKEGNLDQHMTKHTGEKPYMCGECGYRTARKPNLSRHMVKHTGDKPFVCGECGYKTAHKSNLTKHIRRHKGVQPYKCHQCDFSAAQKGDLDQHMAKHTGDKPYLCGECGYRTARRSNLTVHMRKHTGVKGYKCDQCDYSATDKGHLKKHMVTHAF, from the coding sequence atggACGAAAGAAACAGAGCGGTTGCTATGGACGATCACCAAGCTGTGCACTCTAGAGACGAAAGAAACAGCAACGAGAAATTAGAAACGGCAAGGCAGCAGAACAAGGAAGGGGACATACCAGACGAGGAAACGTGCGGAGTAGAATCTGACCACCACCCCACACAGGACCATACAGAGCAATGGGACACTCTTGCCGTGAAACGTACTGTGGTTAAATGCTTTGCTTGTACGGAATGTGGCTATTGGGCAGCTGCAAAGGCTGACCTAATCAAACACACCagaaaacatactggtgagaaaccctttaaatgtgaccagtgtgactatgctgctgcacagaaaagacatttaaagagacacatgactaaacacacaggaaACAAGCCtctcatgtgtggggagtgtggatacaggacgaCTGACGCGTCTTACTTAACCACACATATGAGAaagcatacaggtgagaaaccttttaggtgtgatcagtgcgactattctgctgcacagaaaagcAACTTAGACCAGCACATGGTTCGACACACCGGACTGACCAAGGACAAGCACTTCTCAACTGCACAGAAAGGTACTTTAGACCGGCACATGACTGAACACGacggagagaaacccttcaagtgtggtGAGTGCGAGTTCAGGACGGCTTTCAAGTCTTCCTTAGTCACACACATGAAaagacatacaggtgtgaaaccttataaatgtgaccagtgcgactattctgctacagAGAAATCCagtttagaccgacacatgactagacacaccggagagaaaccctacatgtgtggtgagtgcggATTCCGAACGGCTCACAGGTGTAAcctaaccgtacatatgagaacacatacaggtgagaaatcttacaagtgtgaccagtgtgactattctgcgaCACACAAACATTCTTTGGACCTTCACGTTGCTAAACACACCGACaacaaaccttacaagtgtggagattgcggatacaggacggctgacaggtcttccttaaccagacatatgagaacacatgcaggtgaaaaaccctataaatgtgaccagtgcaactTTTCTGCTGCAAAGGAAGGaaatttagaccaacacatgactaaacacaccggagaaaaaccctacatgtgtggggagtgtggatacagaactGCTCGCAAGCCTAACCTATCTCGACATATGGTCAAACATACAGGCGATAAACCTTtcgtgtgtggggagtgtggatacaagACTGCTCATAAGTCAAATTTAACGAAGCACATCAGACGACACAAGGGTGTGCAACCTTATAAGTgtcaccagtgtgacttttctgctgcacagaaaggcgatttagaccaacacatggctaaacacaccggcgatAAGCCCTACCTGtgcggagagtgtgggtacagaactgCTCGCAGATCTAAcctaaccgtacatatgagaaaacatacaggtgtgaaaggttacaagtgtgaccaatgcgactattctgctaccGACAAAGGgcatctaaagaaacacatggtcACACACGCCTtttga
- the LOC118408202 gene encoding zinc finger protein 845-like isoform X2 has protein sequence MDERNSEIAMDDYQAVHSRDDTNNSEKLETARQQNKEWNIPYEETCGVESDHPHTQEHTEQADPLPVKRTVDKRFACTECDYRADFRSHLLIHKRKHTGEKPYQCDQCDYCATQKGHLDKHMTKHTGEKNYKCDECDYATARKGHLEQHMTKHTGEKPFMCGECGYRTANRFSLTIHMRTHTGVKPYKCDQCDYSAAEKPSLDRHMTRHTGEKPYMCGECGYRTAHKSDLTAHMRTHTGLKPYKCDQCGYSAALKRNLDKHMYRHTGEKPYMCGECGFRTANRSYLTEHMRTHTGEKPYKCNLCDYSAARKGQLDRHITKHSEENPYKCDQCVYSAAMNGSLDQHKAKHNKPFMCGECGYRTANRSHLSVHMRTHTGVRPYKCDLCDYSAKKKGQLDDHMARHTGEKPYMCGECGYRTANRSYLTVHMRTHTGVKPYKCDLCDYSAARKSNLDRHTVRHTGEKPFMCGECGFRTAYKSSLTIHMRSHTGEKPYKCDLCDYSAAMKNLEEHMATHTGEKPFMCGECGYGTARKSDLSRHMTTHTGEKPYKCDQCDYSVTDKRCLKKHMATHTS, from the coding sequence atggACGAAAGAAACAGCGAGATTGCTATGGACGATTACCAAGCTGTGCACTCAAGGGACGACACAAACAACAGCGAGAAATTAGAAACGGCAAGGCAGCAGAACAAGGAATGGAACATTCCATACGAGGAAACGTGCGGAGTAGAATCTGACCATCCTCACACACAGGAACATACAGAGCAAGCGGACCCTCTCCCGGTGAAACGTACTGTGGATAAACGGTTTGCGTGTACGGAATGTGACTATAGGGCAGACTTTAGGTCCCACCTattgatacacaaaagaaaacatacaggtgaaaaaccctatcaatgtgaccagtgtgactattgtGCTACACAGAAAGGACATTTAGACAaacacatgactaaacacacgGGAGAAAAAAACTATAAATGTGATGAGTGTGACTATGCTACTGCACGAAAAGGACATTTAGAacaacacatgactaaacacaccggagaaaaacccttcatgtgtggagagtgcggatacaggacggctaaCAGGTTTTCCTTAACcatacacatgagaacacatacaggtgtgaaaccctataaatgtgaccagtgcgactattctgctgcagagaaACCCagtttagaccgacacatgactagacacaccggagagaaaccctacatgtgtggagagtgtggatacagaactGCTCACAAGAGTGACTTAACCGcgcacatgagaacacatacaggtttgaaaccttataagtgtgatcagtgcggttattctgctgcactgaaaagaaatttagacaaacacatgtatagacacaccggcgaaaaaccctacatgtgtggagagtgcggattcaGGACGGCTAACAGGTCTTACTTAaccgaacatatgagaacacatacaggtgagaaaccctataaatgcaacctgtgtgactattctgcagcacggaaagGACAGTTAGACCGACACATAACTAAACATAGTGAAGAAAacccctataaatgtgaccaatgcGTCTATTCTGCCGCAATGAATGGCAGTTTAGATCAACACAAGGCTAAACACaacaaacccttcatgtgtggggagtgtggatacaggactgctAACAGGTCTCACCTATCCGtgcatatgagaacacatacaggtgtgagaCCCTATAAATgcgacctgtgtgactattctgctaaaAAGAAAGGCCAATTAGACGACCACATGGCTAGACACACCGgcgaaaagccctacatgtgtggggagtgcggatacaggacggctaaTAGGTCTTACTTGAccgtacacatgagaacacatacaggtgtgaaaccttataaatgcgacctgtgtgactattctgctgcacggaaaagCAACTTAGACCGACACACGGTACGacacaccggagagaaacccttcatgtgtggtgagtgcggATTCAGGACGGCTTACAAGTCTTCCTTAACCATACACATGAGATcacacacaggcgagaaaccttataagtgcgatctgtgtgattattctgctgcaatGAAAAATTTAGAGGAACACATGGCTacacacaccggagaaaaacccttcatgtgtggagaatgCGGATATGGAACTGCTCGCAAGTCTGACTTATCTCGACATATGACaacacatacaggcgagaaaccttacaagtgtgaccagtgcgactattctgtcACAGATAAAAGGtgtttaaagaaacacatggcCACACACACTTCTTAA
- the LOC118408202 gene encoding zinc finger protein 431-like isoform X1: protein MITGKIPLFPVWPFIRKVYALAVNLHHRPVEMDERNSEIAMDDYQAVHSRDDTNNSEKLETARQQNKEWNIPYEETCGVESDHPHTQEHTEQADPLPVKRTVDKRFACTECDYRADFRSHLLIHKRKHTGEKPYQCDQCDYCATQKGHLDKHMTKHTGEKNYKCDECDYATARKGHLEQHMTKHTGEKPFMCGECGYRTANRFSLTIHMRTHTGVKPYKCDQCDYSAAEKPSLDRHMTRHTGEKPYMCGECGYRTAHKSDLTAHMRTHTGLKPYKCDQCGYSAALKRNLDKHMYRHTGEKPYMCGECGFRTANRSYLTEHMRTHTGEKPYKCNLCDYSAARKGQLDRHITKHSEENPYKCDQCVYSAAMNGSLDQHKAKHNKPFMCGECGYRTANRSHLSVHMRTHTGVRPYKCDLCDYSAKKKGQLDDHMARHTGEKPYMCGECGYRTANRSYLTVHMRTHTGVKPYKCDLCDYSAARKSNLDRHTVRHTGEKPFMCGECGFRTAYKSSLTIHMRSHTGEKPYKCDLCDYSAAMKNLEEHMATHTGEKPFMCGECGYGTARKSDLSRHMTTHTGEKPYKCDQCDYSVTDKRCLKKHMATHTS, encoded by the exons ATGATCACAGGCAAGATTCCTTTGTTTCCAGTTTGGCCATTTATAAGAAAAGTCTACGCATTAGCAGTCAATCTGCACCATAGACCGGTAG aaatggACGAAAGAAACAGCGAGATTGCTATGGACGATTACCAAGCTGTGCACTCAAGGGACGACACAAACAACAGCGAGAAATTAGAAACGGCAAGGCAGCAGAACAAGGAATGGAACATTCCATACGAGGAAACGTGCGGAGTAGAATCTGACCATCCTCACACACAGGAACATACAGAGCAAGCGGACCCTCTCCCGGTGAAACGTACTGTGGATAAACGGTTTGCGTGTACGGAATGTGACTATAGGGCAGACTTTAGGTCCCACCTattgatacacaaaagaaaacatacaggtgaaaaaccctatcaatgtgaccagtgtgactattgtGCTACACAGAAAGGACATTTAGACAaacacatgactaaacacacgGGAGAAAAAAACTATAAATGTGATGAGTGTGACTATGCTACTGCACGAAAAGGACATTTAGAacaacacatgactaaacacaccggagaaaaacccttcatgtgtggagagtgcggatacaggacggctaaCAGGTTTTCCTTAACcatacacatgagaacacatacaggtgtgaaaccctataaatgtgaccagtgcgactattctgctgcagagaaACCCagtttagaccgacacatgactagacacaccggagagaaaccctacatgtgtggagagtgtggatacagaactGCTCACAAGAGTGACTTAACCGcgcacatgagaacacatacaggtttgaaaccttataagtgtgatcagtgcggttattctgctgcactgaaaagaaatttagacaaacacatgtatagacacaccggcgaaaaaccctacatgtgtggagagtgcggattcaGGACGGCTAACAGGTCTTACTTAaccgaacatatgagaacacatacaggtgagaaaccctataaatgcaacctgtgtgactattctgcagcacggaaagGACAGTTAGACCGACACATAACTAAACATAGTGAAGAAAacccctataaatgtgaccaatgcGTCTATTCTGCCGCAATGAATGGCAGTTTAGATCAACACAAGGCTAAACACaacaaacccttcatgtgtggggagtgtggatacaggactgctAACAGGTCTCACCTATCCGtgcatatgagaacacatacaggtgtgagaCCCTATAAATgcgacctgtgtgactattctgctaaaAAGAAAGGCCAATTAGACGACCACATGGCTAGACACACCGgcgaaaagccctacatgtgtggggagtgcggatacaggacggctaaTAGGTCTTACTTGAccgtacacatgagaacacatacaggtgtgaaaccttataaatgcgacctgtgtgactattctgctgcacggaaaagCAACTTAGACCGACACACGGTACGacacaccggagagaaacccttcatgtgtggtgagtgcggATTCAGGACGGCTTACAAGTCTTCCTTAACCATACACATGAGATcacacacaggcgagaaaccttataagtgcgatctgtgtgattattctgctgcaatGAAAAATTTAGAGGAACACATGGCTacacacaccggagaaaaacccttcatgtgtggagaatgCGGATATGGAACTGCTCGCAAGTCTGACTTATCTCGACATATGACaacacatacaggcgagaaaccttacaagtgtgaccagtgcgactattctgtcACAGATAAAAGGtgtttaaagaaacacatggcCACACACACTTCTTAA